CGTGGGCGTCGACGCTGTTCTGGGCGACGGTCATCACGTTCTGCCCCAGAAAGCCCATGCCGGCCCCCAGCAGGGCCATGAACAGGGCGGCGGCAAGGCGTGAGGTGCCGGTGCCCAGGTGTGAGAGCAGCAGGGTGCCGGTGAGCATCGCGGCCGAGCCGGTGATCTGGAGGATCTTGTAGCGGCCGGTGCGGGCGACGGTGCGCCCCGACAGCTGGGAGGCCAGGACCAGGGCGCCGAGCATCGGCAGCAGCAGCAGGCCGGAGCCGGTGGCGGAGACGCCGTGCACGGCCTGCTGGTAGAGCGGCAGATACAGGACGGCGCCGAACATCACGAAGCCGTTGGTGAAGCTCAGGACGGCCATCAGGCAGAAGTTGCGCTCGCCGAACAGGTGCGGGGGCAGGACCGGTTCAAGCGCCCGGGACTGGGCGTGGACGAAGCCGGCCAGGGCCGCGGCGGACAGGGCGGCCAGGGTCACGATCGTGGCCGAGTTCCAGGCGTGTTCGACGCCGCCCCAGGTGACCACCAGCACGAAGGAGACGATGCACACGACCAGCAGCACCGCGCCCGCGTAGTCGATGTGGGCCTTCCTGCGCCGGCCGGTCACCCGCACCAGGCGGGTGATCAGGGCCAGGGACAGCAGGCCGACGGGCAGGTTGACCCAGAACGCCCAGCGCCAGCCGGCCCAGTCGGTGAGGGAACCGCCGACCAGGGGGCCCACGACCATGGAGAACACCATGACGCTGGTGATCATGCCCTGGTAGCGGCCGCGTTCGCGCGGCGGGATCAGCTCGCCGATGACCGCCATCACACCGACCGCGAGGCCTCCCCCGCCGAGCCCCTGCACGGTGCGCGCCGCGATCAGCTCGGCCATGTCCTGGGAGAGGCCGCACAGCAGCGACCCGGTCAGGAACACCGACATCGCAACGATCAGCCACCGCTTGCGCCCGTACATGTCGCCGAGCTTGCCCCAGACGGGAATGGCGGCCGCGGCGGCCAGCGTGTAGGAGGTCACCGCCCAGGACAGGTAGCCGGTGCCGCCCAGTTCGCCGGCGATGGTCGGCATCGACGTCGCCACGATGGTGGAGCCCAGCGAGGAGGGCAGCATCGCGAGGAGCAGGGGTATCAGCGCGAGGCGTACGCTGCGCGGCCCGGGGTCGCGCCGTGTCCCCTCGGCCTCGCCCGTCGGCGCGTTCACGGGCTCCTCCTTCTGACGGGTGCGCCTCATCTGATGTGCATCGTGGCCATCATGCCCCGCACACCGTGCTCGAACATGTGGCAGTGGTAGAGGTATCGGCCGCGGTAGCTGTCGAAGACGGCCTGGAGGCGGACGGTTTCGCCGGGGGCGAGGTGGATGGTGTCCTTCAGGCCGCTCTCGCCCGGCCCGGGGGGCCGGCCGGCGCGTTCCAGGACGCGGAACTGCACCAGGTGCAGGTGGAAGTTGTGCTCGGCGCGGGCGTTGGCGTTGGTGACCGTCCAGATCTCGCTGGTGTTGAACTTGATCTGTGCGTCGACGCGTTGGGGGTCGTACTCCTTCTCGTCGATGTAGGCGCCGGGGTGTTCGCCGCCCTCGTCCATGCGCAGCACCACCGTCCGCTCGGTGGCGGGGCGGGGCAGCGGCGGCAGGGTGCGCAGCCGGGCGGGTATGCGGCTGGGGTCGTGGGCGGTGCGCACCACGTCGAAGCGGAGTATCTCGCCGGTCTCCTCGGCGGGTCCGGTGCCGGTGGTGTTCTTCAGTACGACGCTGGTGCCCACCGGGTAGCGGGAGAAGTCGACGACGATGTCGGCGCGTTCGCCCGCGGACATCGCGATGTGGTCGGTGGTGTGGGGGGCGGTGAGCAGGCCGCCGTCGGAGCCGATCTGGGTGAGGGGGCTGTTGTCGGCCAGGCGCAGGTCGAAGCGGCGCTGGTTGGAGGCGTTGAGCAGGCGCAGCCGGTACTTGCGGGCGGCGACCTGGAAGTAGGGGTAGGGCACGCCGTTGGCCAGGAGGGTGTTGCGGGCGCGGTCGCCCATGGCGTAGGCGAGTTGGTTGCCGTCGTCGAAGCGGGCGTCGCGCAGGGCGATGACGACTTCGTAGCGGCCCCGGGGCAGGGGCAGGGCGCGTTCGGTGGCGTCGGTGAGCAGGTAGGAGCCGGACAGGCCGCGGTAGACGTTCTCCGCTTCGAGGTGGTGGGCGTGGTCGTGGAACCACAGCGGGGCGTGCGGCTGGCGGTTGGGGTAGTGGTAGACGCGGTCCGTGCCGGGTTCGATGACGTCCATGGGGTCGCCGTCGCTGTCGGGGCGTACCGCGGCGCCGTGCAGGTGGACGGCGGTGGGGACGGTGAGGCGGTTGCGCTGGCGGATGACGACGGGGTGGTGGGCGCGGGCTCTGATGACGGGGCCGGGGAAGTGGCCGTCGTAGGTGAGGACGTCGGTGGGCGGGCCGGGCAGGATCTGGGCGCGGGCGGGCTTCATGGTCATCACGTACACGTCGGATGTTCCGGTGCGGCCCGCGGGTTTCTTCTCGGGGAGCAGGGGCATGGGGCGCTGGAACTTGGCCACGGTCCCCGGTGGCGCGGGGGCGTTGGCGGTGGTGGGCTGGGCGCGGACGTGGGCGGCGAGCAGCGGGGTGAGGCCGGCGCCGGTGAGCGCCGCTCCGCCGGTGGCGAGCGTGACGCTCAGGGCACTGCGTCGGGTGATCATGGGTGCTCCAGGGCTGTTCGGCGCCGCTGCCGGCGGGGTGGGAGGGCTTGTGCGGGGCGGGGCGGTGCAGGTTCGGGTTCGGGCGCGGTGCGGGTTCGGGCGTGGGTTCGGCGTACTCGCGGGGTGTGGGTGGCGTGCTCGTGGGCGGCGTAGTCGCGGGGTGCGGGCCGCGTGCTCGCAAGGCTCGCGCGGTGCGGGTGTGGTGCTGTGCGGGTGCGTGCCGCGTGCTCGCGCGGTGCGTGCGGTGCGGTGCGGTCAGTGCGGGTTCGGTGCTGTGCGGGCTCGGGCGGGGCGGGCCGCGGGCTCGGACGGTGCGGTCAGTGCGAGTGGGGTGCGGCGGGCGGGCTCGGGCGGGCGGGTGTGGGGTGTGGTGCGGGCTCGGGCGGGCGCGGGCTCGGGCGGTGTGGGGTGTGGGTGGGGTTGGGGTCAGCCGGTGCCGAGTCGGAAGCCGACGCCGCGTACGGTGACGACCCAGCCGTTGCCGCCGAGTTTTCCGCGCAGGCTGCTGACGTGGGTGTCGATGGTGCGGCGCGACCAGGAGTCGCCCCACACCTGTTGCAGGAGCTGCTTGCGCGGGATGACCGTGTCGGGCTGGGCGGCCAGCAGGCACAGCAGGTCGAATTCCTTGCGGGTCAGGGCGACGGGCTCGTCGTCGACGGTGACCTGGCGGGAGTCGACGTCGATGCGCAGCCGGCCCAGGTCCATCTCCCGGGCCGCGGCGGGCTGCCAGCGGGTGCGGCGCATGACCGCTTCGATACGGGCGATGAGTTCGCGCAGCCCGTAGGGCTTGGTGACGTAGTCGTCGGCGCCCGCGTGCAGGCCGAGCACGCAGTCGAGTTCGCAGCGGCGGGCGGTGACGATGATGATGGGGATGCGGCTGACCTCGCGGATGGCGCGGCACACCTCCAGGCCGTCCAGGTCGGGCAGGTCCAGGTCGAGGAGGACCAGTTCGGCGTCCTCGTAGGCGTGCAGGGCCGCTTGGCCGTGCCGGACGCCGACGGGGTCGTGGCCGTGGCGGCGCAGCTGGGCGGTGAGGGAGCCGGCCAGGGCGGCGTCGCCGTCCACCACCAGGATGCGCTGGCCGGTGGGTGCGCGGGCCGGGGCCGGGGTGCCCGGCTCGGTGGGGCGGGCGGTCTCGGGCAGGGCGGTCAAGGGCTCCAGCAGTGCCGGTGACGGTATGTGGCTCATGCCTTCCCCCGTTGGGTGTGCGGTGCCCGGGCGGGCCGCCGGCCGGTGCGGGCCGGCCGGCCGCGCCGCGGTGCGGGTCCGCCTACGGTTTCGTGGCCGGTGGGCCCTGGAGGGGCGCCGCGGGGTTCAGGACCCACGCGGAGTCGTGCCGGGTGAAGCCCACGCGCGGGTAGTAGCCGGCGGCGGCGGGCGCCGACAGGAGCACCACCTTGGCGTCGGGGGCCTGGCGGCGGGTCTCCTCCATCAGGGCGATGCCCACTCCCGAGCGCTGGTGGTCCAGGACCACGGCGATGTCGGAGAGGTAGGTGACGTAGGAGAAGTCGGAGATGCTGCGGGCGATGCCGATCAGGGTGCCGTCCGCCTCGCGGGCGACGACGACGAGGTTGGCCTCGCGCACCATCGCGGCCATCCGCTCGCGGTCCTGGACGGGGCGTCGCTCGCCCAGGCCGGAGGCGTGGTAGACGGCCAGGACCTCGTCCAGGTCGAGGTCGCCTCCGTTGACGCGTTCAGTCTTCCAGTTCATCGAGCATCTCCAATCGCCGCCGTATGACGTCGTGGTGGACGAGGAAGCGCTCGGGCCGCAGCTCTTCGCGCAGCTCGACGCCCTCGGTGGCCAGGGTGTCCCGGAAGGGGGTGGCGGTGGCCGCCGTCCGGTTGGCGGCGGCCTGCGCCGAGCGGTAGGCGTGCTCGCGCTCGGTGCCGTCGCCGAGCAGGTCGACCAGGACGGCCGAACTGTAGATGAGGCCGTGGGTGCGCTCCAGTGCGGCGCGCATCGTCTCGGGCCGTACGGTGAGGTGGGTCAGCAGCTCTTCGGCCTTGGTGGCCTGGAAGTGGGCCACGGCCAGGCTGTCGGGCAGGATGACCCGCTCGACGCACTGGTGGGCCAGGTCCCGCTCGTGCCACAGCGCGACGTCCTCCAGGGCGGTGGTGGCGTAGCCGCGCAGCAGGCGGGCCAGGCCGCACAGCCGTTCGCTGGTGGTGGGGTTGCGTTTGTGGGGCATGGCGCTGGAGCCCTGGTAGGCCGGGGCGCGCTGTTCTTCGACCTCGGCGACCTCGGTGCGCTGCAACAGC
The sequence above is a segment of the Streptomyces sp. Je 1-369 genome. Coding sequences within it:
- a CDS encoding GNAT family N-acetyltransferase — encoded protein: MNWKTERVNGGDLDLDEVLAVYHASGLGERRPVQDRERMAAMVREANLVVVAREADGTLIGIARSISDFSYVTYLSDIAVVLDHQRSGVGIALMEETRRQAPDAKVVLLSAPAAAGYYPRVGFTRHDSAWVLNPAAPLQGPPATKP
- a CDS encoding multicopper oxidase family protein encodes the protein MITRRSALSVTLATGGAALTGAGLTPLLAAHVRAQPTTANAPAPPGTVAKFQRPMPLLPEKKPAGRTGTSDVYVMTMKPARAQILPGPPTDVLTYDGHFPGPVIRARAHHPVVIRQRNRLTVPTAVHLHGAAVRPDSDGDPMDVIEPGTDRVYHYPNRQPHAPLWFHDHAHHLEAENVYRGLSGSYLLTDATERALPLPRGRYEVVIALRDARFDDGNQLAYAMGDRARNTLLANGVPYPYFQVAARKYRLRLLNASNQRRFDLRLADNSPLTQIGSDGGLLTAPHTTDHIAMSAGERADIVVDFSRYPVGTSVVLKNTTGTGPAEETGEILRFDVVRTAHDPSRIPARLRTLPPLPRPATERTVVLRMDEGGEHPGAYIDEKEYDPQRVDAQIKFNTSEIWTVTNANARAEHNFHLHLVQFRVLERAGRPPGPGESGLKDTIHLAPGETVRLQAVFDSYRGRYLYHCHMFEHGVRGMMATMHIR
- a CDS encoding MDR family MFS transporter, translated to MNAPTGEAEGTRRDPGPRSVRLALIPLLLAMLPSSLGSTIVATSMPTIAGELGGTGYLSWAVTSYTLAAAAAIPVWGKLGDMYGRKRWLIVAMSVFLTGSLLCGLSQDMAELIAARTVQGLGGGGLAVGVMAVIGELIPPRERGRYQGMITSVMVFSMVVGPLVGGSLTDWAGWRWAFWVNLPVGLLSLALITRLVRVTGRRRKAHIDYAGAVLLVVCIVSFVLVVTWGGVEHAWNSATIVTLAALSAAALAGFVHAQSRALEPVLPPHLFGERNFCLMAVLSFTNGFVMFGAVLYLPLYQQAVHGVSATGSGLLLLPMLGALVLASQLSGRTVARTGRYKILQITGSAAMLTGTLLLSHLGTGTSRLAAALFMALLGAGMGFLGQNVMTVAQNSVDAHEVGVASAAMTLFRTLGQSVGVAVMGTLFNHRVRDVMSGHTHTTALHDTRLDADSMSRLSAPVRTVYRSAVAQGVQGAFVLASLAAGLALAAALLVREVPLRTTRKQHKQDT
- a CDS encoding response regulator transcription factor, which encodes MSHIPSPALLEPLTALPETARPTEPGTPAPARAPTGQRILVVDGDAALAGSLTAQLRRHGHDPVGVRHGQAALHAYEDAELVLLDLDLPDLDGLEVCRAIREVSRIPIIIVTARRCELDCVLGLHAGADDYVTKPYGLRELIARIEAVMRRTRWQPAAAREMDLGRLRIDVDSRQVTVDDEPVALTRKEFDLLCLLAAQPDTVIPRKQLLQQVWGDSWSRRTIDTHVSSLRGKLGGNGWVVTVRGVGFRLGTG